TCGCGAAAACCGCCTGACTCTCCTGGCGAACCTGGCCGGACTGGTCAGACAGGTTGCCGATTTAAGCAAGATCGTGGTGGAGACCGGGTAAAAATTTTTTACGAAAAAAGAGGGAAAGTTGCGCCCGCATATAATATATGTTATATAGTGCAAAGAATTAAATAGTATGACATATATGCTCTTAAGGGGCGATGAATTTGCAATTGACCAGGCGGCAGGAAACCATCCTGGAGATCGTCAAAAATTCCGGGCCGATCACCGGCGAACAGATCGCTGAGAAGCTGTCCCTGACCAGGGCGACGTTAAGGCCCGACCTGGCCATACTGACCATGGCCGGCCTGCTTGAGGCCCGCCCCAGGGTAGGTTATTTTTACAGCGGCAAATCGCCGAACCGCGTTGTGGCCGAAAAGCTGCACCGGGTGCTGGTGGCCAGCATTAAGTCGGTCCCTGTCGTGGTTAATGAAAAGTGTTCGGTTTACGACGCGGTGGTTACCATGTTCATCGAGGACGTGGGCACCCTTTTTGTGGTGAAAGAGGGGGGGCTGCTGGAAGGGGTCATTTCCCGCAAGGACCTTTTAAAGACCACCCTTGGCGGCCATGATATTCACAAGCTGCCGGTGGGCGTAATAATGACCCGCATGCCCAACGTGCTGTGCACCACGCCTGAGGAATCGGTGTGGGCCGCCGCAAAGAAGCTGATCACCCACGAGGTGGACGCCCTGCCCGTTGTGCGCAAGGTTGCCTTGCCGGACGGCGGCGAGGGGCTGGAAGTGATTGGGCGCCTGAGCAAGACAAACATTACCCGTCTTTTTGTAGAACTGGGTGAAGGGATTTAAGGGGGAGTTTTTATTATTTCCGCTGAAAGTGATGTAAAACCGGTAATATACATCGTGTCTGATTCCATCGGCGAGACGGCAGAACTGGTGGTCCGTGCGGCCGCCAGCCAGTTTAACCAGGGCGGGGTGGACATCCGCCGGGTGCCATACGTCAGCGACCCCAATGAAATACCCGAAATCGTCGAGGAAGCCGGCGCTTTCAGGAGTGTCATCGCTTATACCCTGGTGCTCCCGGAGCTGCGGGAGGCAATAACCAGGGAGGCGGCCAGGTATGGCATTCCCACGGTGGATATCATGACCCCGATGATCGACGCCCTTTCAAAAGTTGTAAAGCGGCCGCCGCGGCTCGAACCGGGACTGGTGCGCCGGATGGATGAAGAGTATTTCCGCAAGGTCGAAGCCATCGAATTTGCGGTTAAATACGACGACGGCAAGGACCCGCGGGGAATAGTCAGGGCGGACGTGGTGGTCATCGGCGTCTCCCGCACCTCCAAGACACCTCTGTGCATGTACCTGGCCCATAAAAGGATTAAGGCCGCCAACGTGCCGCTGGTGCCGGAAGTGTCGCCGCCGGATGAGATTTTCTCCCTGCCCCCGCATAAACTGATCGGGTTGAAAATCCATCCCCAAAACCTGTATGAGATCCGGAAAGAGCGCTTAAAATCCCTGGGTCTTACATCTAATGCCGACTATGCGAGCAGGGAACGCATTTTAAAAGAACTGGAATACGCCGAAAAGATCATGAAAAAAGCTGGCTGCACCATTATTGACGTAACCAACAAAGCGGTGGAAGAAACGGCCAGCAGGGTTTTGGAAATATATTATAGAGGTGAAAAACTTGGCAGGTAAAAAGTATGTGTACCTCTTTGAAGAGGGAAGCGCGGAGATGCGGGAGCTGCTGGGCGGCAAGGGGGCCAACCTGGCCGAAATGACCAATATCGGCCTGCCCGTGCCGCCGGGCCTGATCATTACCACGGAGGCATGCAAGGATTTTAACTCCCTGGGCCGGAAGTTCCCCGCCGGGCTGGAGGACCAGGTCAAGGAAAAAATTACCGTTCTGGAGGAAAGGCTGGGCAGGAAATTCGGCGATGGAACCAGCCCGCTGCTGGTTTCGGTGCGTTCGGGCGCCCCCGTTTCAATGCCGGGAATGATGGACACGGTGTTAAACCTCGGCCTGAACGACCGCACGGTGGAGGCCGTGGCGGCCGGCGCCGGGGACGAGCGTTTTGCCCTGGATTGTTACCGCCGCTTCATCAATATGTTTGGCGAAGTGGTGATGGGAGTAGAACATCACTACTTTGAGAGCATATTGGAGCGCCAGAAGGAAAAGGCGGGAGTGCGCTTCGACCACCAGCTTTCCGCCGGCGAATGGCGGGAGGTTGTGGCAGAATACAAAAAGCTGATCAAAAAGGAAACCAGGCATACCTTTCCGCAGGATCCCTATGAGCAGCTTTTCATGGCAATAGCCGCCGTTTTCAACTCGTGGAACAACGACCGCGCCGTTATCTACCGGAAGATCAACAGGATCCCCGACGACCTGGGCACGGCCGTAAACGTGCAGGCCATGGTTTTCGGCAATATGGGCAGCGACAGCGGCACCGGCGTGGCCTTTACCCGGAACCCTTCCACAGGGGAAAAGAAACTTTACGGGGAATACCTGATCAATGCCCAGGGCGAGGATGTGGTGGCGGGAATCCGCACGCCGCAGCCCATAGATGCCCTGGAGAGGGAGATGCCTGAGGTTTACCGGCAGTTTGCCGGCATATGCAGCCTCCTGGAGAAGCATTACCGGAACATGCAAGATATTGAGTTTACCGTTGAGCGGGGCAAGCTGTGGATCCTGCAAACCCGCAGCGGAAAGCGAACCGCCCAGGCGGCCATAAAGATCGCCGTGGATATGGTCGATGAAGGGCTAATCAGTGAAGAAGAGGCGGTAATGCGGGTGGAGCCCGGTCAGCTTGACCAGCTCCTGCACCGGCGGATCGATCCGGCAGCAAAGCTAAACGTGGTGGCCAGGGGGTTGCCCGCTTCTCCCGGTGCCGCCTCAGGGGCGGTGGTGTTTGACGCCGGCCTGGCCGAAAAACTGGGCCAGGAGGGCAAAAAGGTGATTTTGGTGCGTACCGAAACGACTCCCGATGACATTCACGGTATTGTGGCCGCGCAGGGCATTCTCACCTCCCGCGGGGGCATGACCAGCCACGCTGCGGTGGTGGCGCGCGGGATGGGCAAGCCCTGCGTGTGCGGTTGCGAGGCTTTGCGCATAGATTACGAGCGCAATGAGTTTTGCATTGATAAACTGGTGGTCAGACAGGGCGATATTATTTCCATTGACGGATCGACGGGCAATGTTATTCTCGGCACCGTGCCCATGCTCGACCCCGAGCTGTCCCCTGAGTTTCAAAGGCTGCTGGGCTGGGCCGATAAAATCCGGACGCTGGGAGTCAGAGCAAACGCCGACACCCCTGCCGACGCTGCCAAGGCGCGGCAATTCGGAGCGGCCGGGATCGGTCTGACCCGCACCGAGCATATGTTTATGGGCCAGGACCGCCTGCCCATCGTGCAGGAGATGATCCTGGCGGCGGGCCAGGCAGAGCGGCAGGCAGCCCTGGACAGGCTGCTGCCCATGCAGCGGGAGGATTTTTACGGCATATTGAAGGCCATGGACGGCCTGCCGGTAACCATCCGCCTGCTCGACCCGCCTTTGCACGAGTTTTTGCCCAACGCCGAAGAGTTGATGGTGGAAATTACCCGCCTGCGCCTTACGGACGGAGACAAAGAGGAGCTAAGGCGCAAGGAGGAGCTGTTGCGCAAGGTCAGGGCGCTTTCTGAATTCAACCCCATGCTGGGCCACCGGGGCTGCCGTTTGGGCATTACCTTCCCGGAGGTTTACGCCATGCAGGCCAGGGCTATCTTCCAGGCAACAGCCCAGTTAGTTAAAGAAGGTTTCAACCCCGTGCCAGAAGTTGAGATACCTCTTGTAGCAGACGCAAAGGAACTGGCCTACCTGCGGAAGCTGGTGGTTAAAGTGGCCGGGGAAGTGATGGAGGAGTACGGCGTAAACTTCCATTATACCGTCGGAACCATGATCGAAGTGCCCCGGGCGGCCTTGCTGGCCGACGAGGTGGCGGCCGAAGCAGACTTTTTCTCTTTCGGCACCAACGACCTGACCCAGACCACCCTGGGATTCTCCAGGGACGATGCCGAGGGCAAATTCATGCACGCCTATCAGGAGAAAAAAATCCTTGCCGACAACCCGTTTATGGTGCTGGACCGGAAGGGAGTGGGCAAGCTGATGAAAATGACCGTGGAGCTGGGCCGCAAGGCAAAGCCCGGCCTTTTGATCGGCATCTGCGGGGAGCACGGCGGGGAGCCGAGTTCCATCGAGTTTTGCCATAACATCGGCCTGGATTTCGTAAGCTGTTCACCTTTCCGGGTGCCTATTGCCAGGCTTGCCGCGGCCCAGGCCAGGGTGAAAAGCAGCGCCGGTTTCCGCCATGATTACGGCACGCTTTAACTGAACGGCGGCGGAAGAGGAGTACGTATTTTTATGCGTCAGATGAGGTTGTTTATAGCGGTAAACTTTCCGGAACAGATAAAGAAGGCCCTGGGCGCGATTATCGGTGAATTAAGGCAACTGCCCTCCGACGCCAAATGGGTGGAAGAGCACAACCTTCACCTTACCCTTCAATTCCTTGGCAACGTGCCGGCGGAACAGGTTGACAGCATTGCCGCTGCTTTAGGCCGCTCGGCGGCCGGTGTGGCGCCTTTCAGGCTTAATCTGAACGGGGTGGGGGTTTTTCCCTCAAGGGCCAGGCCAAGAGTGCTCTGGGCCGGTGTTTCGGGCGAAACCGCCGTTTTATCCCGGCTGCAGCACAGGGTTCAAACAGAACTGGGGCAGCTTGGCTTTCCGGCCGAGAAGAGGCAGTTTTCGCCGCACCTTACTCTGGCCAGGTTCCGTTCCCCGGCAGGTTTTTCCGCCGTAATGGAGAGGGCGGAGGAAATTGTCCGCGGGCTTGATAAATTCGGTTCGGCTGTGATTGATTCGGTGGAGTTGATGTTGAGCGAACTGGGTGCCAGAGGCCCCAGTTATTTCGTGCTGGCCCGGACACCCCTGTCAGGCAAAAAATAATCAAGGGGGAACGTCTTCCATAGCCCGGCCGGTATTTTGCGCCGGGCTTTCTTCTGCTTGCCGGGAAAATTGGACGGGTTTAATGTTCAGGCAGGATTACCGGTGAAATTGTAGAATTATCTGATCTACCGTCTCAATCAGATAAAGCGGGAGTTGCCTATGGACATCCGTCTGCGTGCCGAGGAAGCAGAACGCCGGTTTTTGTCACCTTATGCCTGCCTTAGCAGCATGTCCCGGGGACGGGTGCGGCCGGAGGAAGAATGCACCGTCCGCACCGCCTTCCAGCGTGACCGGGACCGGATTATTCACTCCAAAAGCTTCCGCCGGCTGAAATACAAGACTCAGGTATTTACCATCCCGGAAGGAGATCATTACCGCACCAGGCTGACCCACACCCTGGAGGTGGCCCAGATTGCCCGCACGGTAGCGCGTGCCTTAAGGCTGAACGAGGACCTCACCGAGGCAATAGCCCTCGGCCACGACCTGGGGCATACGCCCTTCGGACATGCCGGGGAGGAAGCCTTAAACGAGGTTTTTGAGCAAGGCTTCAAGCATAACGAGCAAAGCTTACGCGTGGTGGACATATTGGAGGGGCGTAAGGGTTTGAACCTGACCTGGGAGGTGCGGGACGGCATCCTAAATCATACGGGACCGGTCAGGCCGGCCACCCTGGAAGGCCAGATCGTTAAAATTGCCGACAGAGTGGCCTATATCAACCACGACATAGACGATGCAATCAGGGGCGGGGTGCTGGCCGCAGAGCAACTGCCGGAGGAATGCCTGGATGTCCTGGGCAGGGAGCACCGCGAAAGAATCAACACCATGGTCCTGGATCTGATTTACACCAATATAAACGAGCCGTCAGAGATTAAAATGAGCCCGGTGGTTCAGGCGGCTACCGACCGCCTGAGGGAGTTTTTGTTTAGGCATGTTTACATCGGTTCTGAGGCCAAGCGGGAGGAAAGCAAGGCGCGCCATGTTGTCCAGCGTCTGTTCCGCTATTTTAAAGACAACCCTCACGCCCTGCCCGGGGAGTACCTGGAGCGGGCCCGGGCCGGGGATGTCAGCCGTGCCGCTTGTGATTATATTGCGGGGATGACCGACAGGTTTGCCATCAGGGTGTACCAGAAATTATTCCTGCCTCTTCCCTGGGTGGATTAGGTTTTAACGGTTCCCGCCGGTAACATATTATGGCATGATATTGAAAAAATGCCGCTGCCGGGGAAGGAAAATTTTAAGTGATAGCGAATATTTTCTTTAATAAGAACCTTTTTGCTTTGCGTAATTCACCGGCAGGACAATAGAGCAGTTTGTTGAAATTAATTTATTGGAGTTTTGCAGAAGGTGATCCGCATTGGGTTTTATCCCGGACGATATTATCGAAACGGTTCGCCTGAATTCGGATATTGTCGAGGTGGTATCGCGCTACGTCAGTTTAAGAAAAAAAGGGAAATATTTTACCGGATCCTGCCCTTTTCACAGCGACCGGTCGCCTTCCTTTACCGTTACGCCGGACAAGCAGATTTTTCACTGTTTCGGCTGTAACGCCGGCGGCGACGTCTTCAAGTTTTTAATGCTGAAAGAAAATCTCACCTTTTACGAAGCCGTCAGCATGCTGGCCCGGCGGGCCGGCATAGCGCTCCCTGCCAGGGAGGATCCGGCAGGCCCGGAAAGGGATCGAAAAAAGGCGCTGCTGCAACGGATAAACGATTTGGCGAAAGACTTTTTTTATGAGAACCTGCGGCGCCACGAGGCGGCCGCCGAAGCCAGGCGCTATCTGGCGGAGCGGGGCCTTTCCGGGGAGGTGCTGGATCGCTTTCAAATCGGTTTTGCCCTGCCGGGATGGAGTGCCTTGCTGGACTTTTTAAGCAGGAAGGGCTGCCAGCCGCATGACGCGGCCGAAGCCGGACTGGCCGTAAAGGGGGATTCAGGCAGGTACTACGACCGGTTCCGCAACAGAATCATTTTTCCCATATGGGACCCGGTGGGCCGGGTAGTCGGCTTCGGCGGCCGGGTGCTTGACGGTTCCCTCCCCAAGTACCTTAATACCCCGGAAACCCCCTTTTTCAGCAAGGGCCGCATCCTTTACGGCCTGCACCTGGCAAGGCCGGCCATCAGGGAAAGGGATTGCGCGGTGGTGGTGGAGGGCTACATGGACGCGGTTACGGCGCACCTGCACGGGGCCGCAAACACGGTTGCCTCGCTTGGCACGGCCCTTACGGCGGAGCAGGGTAGGCTGCTGATTAACTACAGCAGGAATGTGGTAATAGCCTACGATGCGGACGCGGCGGGCGTGGCGGCTGCAATGCGCGGCATGGATTTATTGCAGGAGCTTGGTTTTCAGGTAAGGGTGGCTACCATTCCGGACGGCAAGGACCCGGACGAATATATAAGAAGGCAGGGGATTCAGTCCTGGGAGAAGCTAATCGGCGAAGCACCCTCTCTAATCGAGTACAAACTGCAGAAGGCAATGGAAAAGGGCCCTGTCAGAACGGTTACCGGCAAGCTTGAAGTGATGAGGCAGGTGTTTCCCAACCTGGCCTTAAAGAATGAAGTTGAAAAAGAGGAAGGTTTAAAGGCAATTGCAGGCGCTTTGAATTTAACCTGGGAAACGGTTGCAGGTGAATTTAAGAGATTTGAAGCAAATTTGGGTAAAAAATGGGCAAATCCGGATAATATTGTTAAAACCAAGCATAATATATTAAGCAAAGAGGAAAAACTGGATCACAGGGGAAAATTGGAGATAGGCCTGCTGCGGCTGGTTCTTGAGGATCCCTCGCTGGGAACGCACGTCGTGGAAGAGATGGGGCCGGAGCCTTTTAGAAACCCGCAGTACCAGAAGATTTTTGAGCTGTGCCGGAATGCAGCAGGGCGGCCGGTTTTCCGGCCGGCGGAAATTTTCAGCAGCCTTGAGGATGATGAAAAAAATGTGTTAAGCTTCCTTTTGACACAAGATATTCCTGGGGAAAACCTGGTTCAAATAATGAAAAATCACATAGATTCTATTAGACGCTTTGAACGTCGGGAAAGAAGAGAGGCGCTTTTGAAAGAAATAGCTAAAGCTGAAAAGGCCGGCAATCATTCGTTGTGCAATGAATTGTGGCGTGAGTATATCATCCTGCGGAGCATTGCCGAGGCTGAAAAAAACGGGGAACAGGGCCGGGCTGCCGAACTGATGCTGGAATACCGGGAGTTTGTGAGCCTGAAAAACGGTAAGTACCCTAGAGAAGGGAGTGATGAAAGGTGAGAGATGATGAAAAGAACGACGGTGTCAGGGAATTAATAGAAAAGGGGAAAAAGCGCGGTGTTCTGACTTACAATGAAATAATGGACAGTCTCCAGGGTACCGACCTCACACCCGAGCAAATTGATGACATTTACGAAAAACTTGCAGGTCTGGGCATAGAAGTCGTTCCGGAGATTCCGGACATAGAGCCCCTGGACAGTTCTGCTCTTGAAAATCCGCCTGACGAGGTGGAAGTCGACCTTTCCATCCCCGAGGGCGTTGGCATAGATGACCCTGTGCGGATGTATTTAAAAGAAATTGGCCGTGTTCCGCTCCTGACCCCTGAAGAAGAGGTAGAACTTGCCAAACGCATGGAGAAGGGAGATGAAGAGGCCAAAAGGAGGCTGGCGGAGGCCAACTTAAGGCTGGTGGTCAGCATTGCCAAGCGCTATGTGGGCAGGGGCATGCTCTTCCTGGACCTGATCCAGGAAGGCAATCTGGGGCTGATTAAGGCTGTGGAAAAGTTTGACTACCGCAAGGGGTACAAGTTCAGCACTTATGCCACCTGGTGGATTCGCCAGGCCATAACCAGGGCCATAGCCGATCAGGCCAGGACGATCAGAATCCCCGTGCACATGGTGGAAACCATAAATAAGCTCGTCAGGGTGCAGCGGCAGCTTTTGCAGGAACTGGGCCGCGATCCCAGCCCGGAAGAGATTGCTAAAGAGATGAACATCACCGAGGACAAGGTGAGGGAAATTTTGAAGATAGCCCAGGAGCCGGTATCGCTGGAAACGCCGATTGGCGAGGAAGAAGACTCGCACCTGGGGGATTTCATTGAGGATCACGAGGCCAGGGCGCCGGCCGAGGAGGCTTCCTTTACCCTTTTGCGCGAGCAGCTCGACGAGGTGCTGAAAACATTGACCGAGCGTGAACAGAGGGTGCTGCGCCTGCGCTTTGGGCTTGACGACGGCCGTGCCCGCACCCTGGAGGAAGTGGGGCAGAAGTTCGGCGTTACCAGGGAGCGAATCCGCCAGATAGAGGCCAAGACTCTGCGCAAGCTGCGCCATCCCAGCCGCAGCAAAAAATTGAAAGACTACCTGGATTAAATTATCGGCCGGCATGCGTTGACGAGGCATATAAATTATCGTATAATATTCCTTGCCGAAGTTCCTCGATAGCTCAACGGTAGAGCAACCGGCTGTTAACCGGTAGGTTGCAGGTTCGAATCCTGCTCGGGGAGCCAATTTGCGGGCCTATAGCTCAACGGTAGAGCATCCGGCTCATAACCGGCTGGTTCCAGGTTCGAATCCTGGTGGGCCCACCAAGTGAGATGCGAGAAGTGAGAGGTTAGAAGTGGGAAAGTTTCGCATTCAGTCTCACATCCCACCTCTCACTTCTCAAGCCGGCCCCTTGGTCAAGTGGTCTAAGACACCGCCCTTTCACGGCGGTAACACGGGTTCGAATCCCGTAGGGGTCACCATACCGGGCGATTAGCTCAGCTGGGAGAGCGCCTGCCTTACAAGCAGGAAGTCGGCGGTTCGAGCCCGTCATCGCCCACCAAAAAAGGTGAAAGCAGGAGTTTTACGGCTCCTGCGTTTTGTTTTATAGTGAAAATTTCATCCCGTTGGGCGCCGGAATTTTTTTGGGGGCGTTCATTGCCATGTTTTTTCCGGCAGGCAGGAAACAAGCGGCTTTTGTCAAACTATTTTAAAAAAACGGCGTTAAGCCGTTACAGACTGAAGACAAACTGCCATTAATGTCGCCGGGGGGCTTTGTCAACAACCTGAAACGGCGGCAATCCGTTAATTCAAGGAGGTTTTATCTTGAGCCCGGTCGTCAACAGCGAAACCTGCATTGGTTGCGCCACCTGCCAGAGCGTATGTCCTGCCACGCCCAACGTGTTTGAAGTAAAAGAGGTGTCGGCTGTCGTTCATCCGGAGGCCTGCCTGGAGTGCGGCACCTGCGTGGAGAATTGCCCGACCGGTTCCATCAGGCTGGCCGGCTGAAAAAATTTGGCGGAGCGGGTCTTATTGCCCGCCCTTATTATTTTTTAAACGTACTATTGATTTTCAAAAAAAGTTCTGCAATAATGTAAATATCAAAAAAAGCATATCCAGGCGAAACAGTGTTGTTTCTATCTTAGAAACTGGGTGGTTTCACGGAGGTAATGAAGCCTCATGCCGGCCCTTAAGGTGGCGGCCGGTGTGAGGCTTTTACTTTTTTAAGGAGAGAGGAGGGTTAAGGTTTCGAATATCACCTTATTTTAAATGCTTAATTAGCTTTTTGATTTTACTCATTGCTGAGGAGGTAATTAAGTAATGAAGACACCTGGGGACGTTCTGGCCTTTGCCAGGGAAAAAGGCGTTAAAATGGTCGATTTGAAATTTATTGATTTGCCGGGCATCTGGCAGCACTTTTCCGTCCCGCTGGCGGAGTTTAATGAGGATACCTTTCAGGAGGGGCTGGGTTTCGACGGCTCGAGCATAAGGGGCTTTAAAACCATCAACGAAAGCGACATGATTCTTATTCCCGATCCTGAAACGGCAATCATCGACCCGTTTTGCAAGGTTGCCACTTTAAGCCTGATTTGCAACGTTGTAGACCCCGTAACCAGGCAGAAGTACAACCGCGATCCCCGGCATATTGCCCAGAAGGCGGAGGAGTACCTGAAATCGACAGGCATAGCAGACCAGAGCTTCTGGGGCCCGGAGGCCGAATTTTTTGTGTTTGACGATATCAGGTACGACCAGAACCATTATTCCGGCTATTATTATATCGATTCGGTTGAGGGCATCTGGAATTCAGGCCGCAATGAGAGCCCCAACCTTGGTTACAAACCCCGCTTTAAGGAAGGCTATTTCCCCGTGCCGCCCACCGATACGATGCAGGACCTGCGTTCCGAAATGGTAATGACCATGCTGGAGGCGGGCGTGCCGGCGGAGTGCCACCACCACGAAGTGGCCACCGCAGGCCAGGCCGAAATAGATATAAAATATACCACCCTGACCAGAATGGCCGATTACCTGATGATTTACAAATACATTGTTAAGAATGTTGCCAGGAAGTATAACAAAACGGCAACCTTCATGCCCAAGCCCCTGTTTCAGGATAACGGCTCCGGCATGCACGTCCACCAGAGCCTCTGGAAGGACGGAAAACCGCTGTTTTTCGATCCCGGCGGTTA
The window above is part of the Pelotomaculum thermopropionicum SI genome. Proteins encoded here:
- the DnaG gene encoding DNA primase (bacterial type) codes for the protein MGFIPDDIIETVRLNSDIVEVVSRYVSLRKKGKYFTGSCPFHSDRSPSFTVTPDKQIFHCFGCNAGGDVFKFLMLKENLTFYEAVSMLARRAGIALPAREDPAGPERDRKKALLQRINDLAKDFFYENLRRHEAAAEARRYLAERGLSGEVLDRFQIGFALPGWSALLDFLSRKGCQPHDAAEAGLAVKGDSGRYYDRFRNRIIFPIWDPVGRVVGFGGRVLDGSLPKYLNTPETPFFSKGRILYGLHLARPAIRERDCAVVVEGYMDAVTAHLHGAANTVASLGTALTAEQGRLLINYSRNVVIAYDADAAGVAAAMRGMDLLQELGFQVRVATIPDGKDPDEYIRRQGIQSWEKLIGEAPSLIEYKLQKAMEKGPVRTVTGKLEVMRQVFPNLALKNEVEKEEGLKAIAGALNLTWETVAGEFKRFEANLGKKWANPDNIVKTKHNILSKEEKLDHRGKLEIGLLRLVLEDPSLGTHVVEEMGPEPFRNPQYQKIFELCRNAAGRPVFRPAEIFSSLEDDEKNVLSFLLTQDIPGENLVQIMKNHIDSIRRFERRERREALLKEIAKAEKAGNHSLCNELWREYIILRSIAEAEKNGEQGRAAELMLEYREFVSLKNGKYPREGSDER
- a CDS encoding predicted transcriptional regulator (containing COG0517, FOG:CBS domain); the encoded protein is MQLTRRQETILEIVKNSGPITGEQIAEKLSLTRATLRPDLAILTMAGLLEARPRVGYFYSGKSPNRVVAEKLHRVLVASIKSVPVVVNEKCSVYDAVVTMFIEDVGTLFVVKEGGLLEGVISRKDLLKTTLGGHDIHKLPVGVIMTRMPNVLCTTPEESVWAAAKKLITHEVDALPVVRKVALPDGGEGLEVIGRLSKTNITRLFVELGEGI
- the LigT gene encoding 2'-5' RNA ligase — translated: MRQMRLFIAVNFPEQIKKALGAIIGELRQLPSDAKWVEEHNLHLTLQFLGNVPAEQVDSIAAALGRSAAGVAPFRLNLNGVGVFPSRARPRVLWAGVSGETAVLSRLQHRVQTELGQLGFPAEKRQFSPHLTLARFRSPAGFSAVMERAEEIVRGLDKFGSAVIDSVELMLSELGARGPSYFVLARTPLSGKK
- a CDS encoding ferredoxin → MSPVVNSETCIGCATCQSVCPATPNVFEVKEVSAVVHPEACLECGTCVENCPTGSIRLAG
- the RpoD gene encoding DNA-directed RNA polymerase, sigma subunit (sigma70/sigma32), which translates into the protein MRDDEKNDGVRELIEKGKKRGVLTYNEIMDSLQGTDLTPEQIDDIYEKLAGLGIEVVPEIPDIEPLDSSALENPPDEVEVDLSIPEGVGIDDPVRMYLKEIGRVPLLTPEEEVELAKRMEKGDEEAKRRLAEANLRLVVSIAKRYVGRGMLFLDLIQEGNLGLIKAVEKFDYRKGYKFSTYATWWIRQAITRAIADQARTIRIPVHMVETINKLVRVQRQLLQELGRDPSPEEIAKEMNITEDKVREILKIAQEPVSLETPIGEEEDSHLGDFIEDHEARAPAEEASFTLLREQLDEVLKTLTEREQRVLRLRFGLDDGRARTLEEVGQKFGVTRERIRQIEAKTLRKLRHPSRSKKLKDYLD
- the PpsA gene encoding phosphoenolpyruvate synthase/pyruvate phosphate dikinase, giving the protein MAGKKYVYLFEEGSAEMRELLGGKGANLAEMTNIGLPVPPGLIITTEACKDFNSLGRKFPAGLEDQVKEKITVLEERLGRKFGDGTSPLLVSVRSGAPVSMPGMMDTVLNLGLNDRTVEAVAAGAGDERFALDCYRRFINMFGEVVMGVEHHYFESILERQKEKAGVRFDHQLSAGEWREVVAEYKKLIKKETRHTFPQDPYEQLFMAIAAVFNSWNNDRAVIYRKINRIPDDLGTAVNVQAMVFGNMGSDSGTGVAFTRNPSTGEKKLYGEYLINAQGEDVVAGIRTPQPIDALEREMPEVYRQFAGICSLLEKHYRNMQDIEFTVERGKLWILQTRSGKRTAQAAIKIAVDMVDEGLISEEEAVMRVEPGQLDQLLHRRIDPAAKLNVVARGLPASPGAASGAVVFDAGLAEKLGQEGKKVILVRTETTPDDIHGIVAAQGILTSRGGMTSHAAVVARGMGKPCVCGCEALRIDYERNEFCIDKLVVRQGDIISIDGSTGNVILGTVPMLDPELSPEFQRLLGWADKIRTLGVRANADTPADAAKARQFGAAGIGLTRTEHMFMGQDRLPIVQEMILAAGQAERQAALDRLLPMQREDFYGILKAMDGLPVTIRLLDPPLHEFLPNAEELMVEITRLRLTDGDKEELRRKEELLRKVRALSEFNPMLGHRGCRLGITFPEVYAMQARAIFQATAQLVKEGFNPVPEVEIPLVADAKELAYLRKLVVKVAGEVMEEYGVNFHYTVGTMIEVPRAALLADEVAAEADFFSFGTNDLTQTTLGFSRDDAEGKFMHAYQEKKILADNPFMVLDRKGVGKLMKMTVELGRKAKPGLLIGICGEHGGEPSSIEFCHNIGLDFVSCSPFRVPIARLAAAQARVKSSAGFRHDYGTL
- the GlnA gene encoding glutamine synthetase; protein product: MKTPGDVLAFAREKGVKMVDLKFIDLPGIWQHFSVPLAEFNEDTFQEGLGFDGSSIRGFKTINESDMILIPDPETAIIDPFCKVATLSLICNVVDPVTRQKYNRDPRHIAQKAEEYLKSTGIADQSFWGPEAEFFVFDDIRYDQNHYSGYYYIDSVEGIWNSGRNESPNLGYKPRFKEGYFPVPPTDTMQDLRSEMVMTMLEAGVPAECHHHEVATAGQAEIDIKYTTLTRMADYLMIYKYIVKNVARKYNKTATFMPKPLFQDNGSGMHVHQSLWKDGKPLFFDPGGYACLSEMALYYIGGLLKHAPALTAICSPTTNSFKRLVPGYEAPVNLVYSQRNRSAAVRIPVYSGNPKAKRIEYRPPDPSCNPYLAFAAMLMAGIDGIKNKIDPGDPVDMDIYELPAAEAKKIRSVPPSLEQALQALREDHQFLLEGGVFDEDLLNTWIEYKLARECDAVRLRPHPYEFMLYYDV
- the Dgt gene encoding dGTP triphosphohydrolase, yielding MDIRLRAEEAERRFLSPYACLSSMSRGRVRPEEECTVRTAFQRDRDRIIHSKSFRRLKYKTQVFTIPEGDHYRTRLTHTLEVAQIARTVARALRLNEDLTEAIALGHDLGHTPFGHAGEEALNEVFEQGFKHNEQSLRVVDILEGRKGLNLTWEVRDGILNHTGPVRPATLEGQIVKIADRVAYINHDIDDAIRGGVLAAEQLPEECLDVLGREHRERINTMVLDLIYTNINEPSEIKMSPVVQAATDRLREFLFRHVYIGSEAKREESKARHVVQRLFRYFKDNPHALPGEYLERARAGDVSRAACDYIAGMTDRFAIRVYQKLFLPLPWVD